In Aciduliprofundum sp. MAR08-339, a single window of DNA contains:
- a CDS encoding deoxyhypusine synthase, producing the protein MNDMIPVEDMDIREGMTAGELMDQLYRSGGFVAKHLAIAEKILLRMFSEENTTFLSFPACIIATGTRGVIKELVKRKLVDVIITTCGTLDHDIARSFKSYYHGSFLLDDVELHRMGVNRLGNVLVPNESYGEVMENFMMPILEELYREKKEWGPREIIEEFGKRLGEDSILYWAHKNNIPVYVPGITDGSFGSQLWSFREMHPDFRIDILKDEHELADIVFDASKTGALMLGGGISKHHTIWWNQFREGLDYAVYITTAVEWDGSLSGARVREAVSWGKVREDAKYVTVEGDVTVILPLLVASVLEKL; encoded by the coding sequence ATGAATGATATGATTCCTGTGGAGGATATGGATATTCGGGAGGGAATGACAGCCGGAGAGTTGATGGATCAGCTCTACAGGTCTGGTGGATTTGTGGCAAAGCACCTTGCCATAGCGGAGAAGATCCTTCTCAGAATGTTTTCCGAGGAAAATACCACATTCCTCTCTTTTCCAGCGTGCATAATTGCCACTGGCACCAGGGGTGTCATAAAAGAACTTGTTAAAAGGAAACTTGTGGATGTGATCATCACAACCTGCGGCACTCTGGATCACGATATTGCGAGGAGTTTCAAGTCCTACTACCATGGCTCGTTTCTCCTGGACGATGTGGAATTGCACAGGATGGGTGTGAATCGTCTTGGCAATGTTCTTGTACCAAATGAATCGTACGGTGAGGTAATGGAGAACTTTATGATGCCCATTCTGGAGGAGTTATACAGGGAGAAGAAGGAGTGGGGACCTAGGGAGATAATTGAGGAGTTTGGAAAAAGGTTGGGTGAGGATTCTATCCTTTACTGGGCCCATAAAAATAATATTCCCGTTTATGTTCCCGGCATAACCGACGGATCATTCGGCTCGCAGTTGTGGTCATTCAGGGAAATGCATCCTGATTTCCGTATAGATATCCTGAAGGACGAGCATGAACTTGCGGATATAGTGTTTGATGCGAGTAAGACAGGCGCACTCATGCTTGGTGGAGGAATCTCAAAGCACCACACTATATGGTGGAATCAGTTCAGAGAGGGTTTGGATTATGCGGTTTACATCACAACCGCGGTTGAGTGGGACGGCTCCCTGAGTGGTGCAAGGGTGCGCGAGGCTGTATCCTGGGGTAAGGTCAGAGAGGATGCTAAGTACGTGACCGTGGAAGGAGACGTTACTGTCATTCTTCCTCTCCTTGTTGCCAGTGTGCTTGAAAAATTGTGA